ttcacttttgtcgattCAGAAAACTACAAAAGTGAGGAATTgacaaaacgtctttaagttacattttgtaaaaggatgaattcccttggaacgaacaaaacgccttctcgttacattttgtaaaaggatgaattcgctAGGAACGACCCGCCTTtgctttatatttccaaaatcgacaaagagtgaaggaaagacaatttttttttactttttactgatttactgaagaggtgccagcgacatgtaccacatttctatcggtattttattattttttatcggtaaaattgaatttttctattggtcgaatatcccataaaattattacgactcgtgagaacttcacactcgtatgggagttgtaacatattttgtttgattgttggaataatgaattaaaaaaaaataatcagaaatttgttgagaatgacttatatcttatattgcctacaaagaatgatggttacatttagcgcttttcataaaatttcctacatttttaaatcatagtgtgctcatgacatttttctgccgtaagaccttgagtaaaaaaaacatctttctttggtagtagacgcattaaagttgttagtcaactatcaaatttgatagtcaactatcaagttgttagtcaactatcaaatttgatagtcagctatcaagttgttagtcaactatcaaatttgatagtcaattatcaagttgttagtcaactatcaaatttgatagtcaactatcaagttgttagtcaactatcaaatttgatagtcaactatcaagtggatagtcaactatcaaattgttagcagttcactaacaagagatgtttaccggttagaggctgggcatgtagtgccgaaatttttctttctacttgtttcatgcacattatcgaaaacatactgatacgatttacacacactacgcaataaaatcaaatttcatcaaagtaatctttttcgattgaggctataatcaacagtgaaaaatactgtttttctggGATATCTTTCAGATCCTTcatcccacatagcccatcttcgaacttagcctcggtattttacttccacaaatttaaaaaaaagattcaaccaaattggttaaaaattactcaagttatcgtgccctcaacgaataactgttacccacatttaacgtttttcatcgcatttcatacattttcaatcacagtgaaccttattgttacccacatttttcggtattttctggtttaagaccctgactttcagtcaagggaataagtagaattttcggaattgaattgaatggaatttttggaatttagaaaatcttgaaaattatttgttaaataGTTCTTATTACTCAGGGGATACTCACAAAATAACCGCAATTGCACGGTTCTctacaattttccaaaataaacTTGATGTGTTCTAACTAAGCAGAGCAGTCAATTTGTTTCtagatgaaaataataaaaaaaaaaaacagaaaaacgaaaCACATAAACGTTTTGGCAACCAGAGTCTAATAAAACATGAAATGCACATCTGACTAtaaatttgagaatatttaaagaaattataattaaataatGGCCAAATCCCATGTAATAAAGCCGAAATGAAGGCAACCCTTTTTTCCATTCTAATATCAATTACGAATATGAATgtctaatttttattgttatgattgtaacaaaaaaaggaaacatcTCAAGAAAGACGAGGAGaggcaaaaaaaagaaaagaaaagaaattatcgtCATACTATCTCAGCCACATGGGGCACGTACATTTCTCCCCGTTCTATTCTGGTCCAACTGgaactaattaaattttttttgttcttattTTCTTAACAGACATCGAGGactaaacaaatttaaaaaaattattctcatCCCGTTTACCATCCTCCTGCACATAcactaaaataaatattcttcttCGTGTTCAAATTGAtctatattttaatttttattgtcataaaacaacaataaaaatgtctaATTTACTGTCTATTTAGTCCTTGAAAGGGTTACCCTTAGACAAACCGAATAGAACATTCCGGCTAAaactctctttctctctccaCTGAaccagaaaatataaaataataaaaaccgacgaggaaaaaaagaagGTTTATGGTGTTCTCATTCACGATTCTTAAAATCGCttcgcattttttttaaatattttgttggagGGATTAAGTGAaggcaacttttttttatccgtTTCTCTCATTTGTGTAACATCTATAAATTGAAAGAGGGGGTTGAACAAGAAATGCTTGACGATATTCatatttaaaataacattGGTTAATAAAACTCAAATGTGGGATATAATTTCGTGAATGCTTGTCCGAGATGGTTTCACGGTACCACGGTAGATATCTGTCAAAATAGTaagaaaattcattgtttaaaagtaaaatacatttttctgcGGAATCACTTCTAATTGAGACACTTCTAATAACTAGTTAGACTCGGAACACTCAAACTCTAGGCAGTaaactttcattttacatttaaaaaaaaaatcacgacATCATCACAGCCCCTATTTTTATAAGATCATGAGAATGCACCATCTTTAACGTTCGAATTATTCTACAAAGGATTAACGAAGCTGTCAGAATCAGTCAGGTTTGATGGGGTCATTCTATAGATcataaattttccatgttttttATGAACGACACCGTCAATGATTTGTTGAGGGTTGTGTTAGCAGTGGTGTTTGACTCCAAATGATATGCCGGTGAGACGATACTCAGTTCTAACTGACTAAAACACGTCCACACGATATCAGATATTTATTGAGAATGAATTTTACATTAGGCAAATAGCGCTTACATGATTTAAACCAAATTAAATGGAATGCAATGTATCATTGATCCCAACAGATTGGTGATAATCGAATCTGATCAGCTCATTTACTGGTAACttagtaaaaatatttcgtacCGCAGGTTGAACTTATCAGGCTAAACTATTAAAAACGTCGGGGGCATCACAATATGGGTAATTcatggttagttgcgttacaaatttcgttttctgtgagtcataaagttaattgtgttggctatgttttgcgaTAATaaatcagtctataaattttctaatattcAGGAGACACAGTGCTTTCAtaccaacaagaattggaatttttaggctgcgaagtgtgacttgtgtgatcgcaaaagtcggcggttagttgcgttacacgtttgtgactttttgaaatattttcaccaaataaaaactgatttcggtaaacttttttttccctgaaagctgTGGTCAAGACGCGCAGTTTAAGTCCAATATGAGCTTGGTAACCCAAAATTTGGGGGAGATATGTctaaaaaagtgatatttcTCGGAGGTCATTAAtagccagaaatattttttttcgaaattggtgGCTGTTaccccacagaaaatgttgttttggctcaaaaccgtttaaaaaaatggtaacaaattttttcgagataacctcgacgagttaaaattcgaggatgacttttatcaccactgggaaactgttttcacctacttcactcacccaactaacctgatcgagccaaagttatttttctcgtgaagtcatacgctgtagctttcgaatgacaccgatcttcagtttttatataaaaaaaatgtaattttggcaaCGTTTGGGTCGAGGTAATTTCACCTTACGTcgaagcagaatgaaccaaaaatcttctaaaaatttaatttcgtgccatttggagcaattgtggaattatagcGTTCACAtctacaggaaaacaaatttacaaaaatcatttgagatttattgagaatttcTCGTAATTGAGGACGccagcttttttggacaaaaacgataatgtccaacaataacaataaatcccaacaataatgccccgtcaaaaatggcgactagtgtgaatgcatacacatggacaagtaaattttctatttattttttatttttattctaaaagtgCGTCCGGATCTATATTTTATAATtgcaatccgtagatctaatttgtAGGAAGCTAACGACATCAtggtgtcaaactacgcgtcttgtcaatagctttcagcaaaaaaaaagtttagtgaaatcggttcaggtttcgtgaaataaactagaattttcaaaaatttgctgaaaacaagtatacatttttatggtggtatctccccgagattttTGGCAACCGACCTAATATGGGGGTTAAACGACGcgtctggtcaacagctttcaaggaaaaaaaagttagccGAAATCTCATCTCaattagtgaaaatatttcgactaGTCACAAATTAGCTGAAATTACCCATATATCGTTCAGACCTGTGattcattttgttgattttgttcaaagtatgGTCTACTTGTACTTAGTGTTATACTTCTACAGCTTTAACAAGCAAATTTCAAGACATATTTCTCGCCATTTTGCAGTACGTAttgcaaaaataataatatgttTTCCTGTTACTTCTTGTTGATCGATAAATCTACTAAAACCCAATTTCTACAATTGAATTGTTCACGATCGAATAAAAATCGAGATTAAATTAGGTATTCTCAcccataatttcaaaataataccACCCGAAGCATCAAGTACAGTTATGAATCCTTTATATTAAAGAAAAACGCTGACTACGCAGGTAAGGATTAAATAAACGGGACCTGACAATACCGAGCTTgatcaatttcgattttaacTTAATCTGGATGGACCTGAATATAGTAATCTGGTAAAATGACCTGATTTCTAAGGAGGTACTGGTGATCATGgttttattagaaaattataattttaaaaaaatctacattttcgATCATAGATTTGATATCTATCTAAGCCATAACACCTCTATTGAAAATAGGTTCTTGATAATCGTTTGTCAGGAGAATCCCTCAATAGATTTTACGAATATTACCTTACAGTCAGAGCATGTGAAATTTCAGCCTGAATTTGCctcagttgtttttcagctgatccacccAAACAATCTAAACTGTTTGTTTATACTATTGAAGCTGCTCATGCGCCTGGTAGtagtaaaaccgtataaacagaTTTGATTGGTTGTGAGAATCAGctggaaaacagctgaaacaaattcatgctgaaatctcactgcctctaactgtagtACTAAGTCGTGGGAACGGGTAGGTCGACAAAATGATGTTGCTGGAATCGATGGCAAATAGGTCACTGATAAAGAATAGTTTGGGTGATAAGCTTGATTTTTGGTCATTTTCGGATTATGGGCATCCTAAcctcaaaaattgtgttttttcacatatttgaCATCGCCTAGCGGAAAGtagtacaaattaaattatagtttcttcggcaattCGTCAGAGTATTGTATTATGCACAAAACTCTCCATACAAGTcaattcgctaaaaaatacAGAGTGGTCAGtaccaaaatcgaatttttctcatttttcgatagatttgaGCATTTAAACTTCAGATGTCAACGGCTAATCGTTAGATAATTAATGACCGgtttaacatatatttttgtagTTCCACGAGAGTCTCGAGTAGAAGTATTCGATTTAACATGTAACTCACCCTTAACATTGTCTCAGACATGCGTCCTTATTACAAACGATTCATGGTTTTAGCCTTATTTACACttacttctttcaaatttatactttcaaactttcaatttattattttttcgaaattcgaacggTATAACAAACAACAGCTTTTGCAGTTAACGAGATCAAAATCTAATCCAGCAAGTTTTTAAACGCCTTAAGTACgtcttaaatttcaaaaattttgtcgcatCGAAAACTGATTGAAAACTACCACCCTACAACGATAGGTACGTCAAAATGAACAGTGATGCGCAGAGCCTTTTTTAACATACAAAGTCGGAGGAAAAGTGCACCCCAGTCCCCTATCAGTGCACCACACTTTTGATAAATGCACCCCAGTGCACCCCAGTGCACCCCACTTTTTATAAATCCGTCCAGTGAACTTAATTGCCACATCGTTTCTTAAAACTTTGCGCTgcgattcaaaattttcattcgctGTAATCCAAAAGTTTCATTATTCGAATTCACAAAGCGCACCTCGGCGCATACATCGACCAATGATGCGACCCTTCAAATCACGTTAGAAACAACGactcaaataaaaatcatcgcGTCCGATTGAATTTGCTATCGATTATCAAATTATGCCCACCAATTACCCATACCCAAGCGCACTATTAGTCCGAAATCTTCGTAGAAAATgtctgaaattttaatgaaaattgtccGAAAAATTCAGTGGGAGGTCTGACCTACCTTCACAGCTGTTAACGACAGTGCCGGCTTAGCCTATGTGCTAAGCCAAGGGCGCTGGGAATAAGAAATGGGGTGCTGGAAATGGTAGCTGTAATACGAAGCCCAGGGCGCTGAAGAGGTGCCggaaacagaaaacaaaaaatgtaaattttatgataaacgTCGGCTTTTTTGTGAGGGCcctttcgagaaaaaaattgggcCCTTCGGAAAGTTGTGCACCCCAGTGAAAAATCCTTATAAAAGGCACTGGTGATGCGCACTTACAGTGACAATTGGTGGAGCAAAGATTTGCTAAGAATCTAATTCAAGCCTTAAACGCgcccaaaatattcaaattttcatcgtgataaaagtaaattttacgATACAAAAACgatagtcaaaataaacaataatgcgttttattttaaagttgagGCGGACTTCCGATGTTAATTGCTGTAtcttagaataatttcgatttttatcgaaaaatttctccttatttttccttaaacaatttccttatttctcctTTTTTTGTGCTAAAACCTCCTTAATTTCTTAATAAAGAGTCCAAATTTAGAGTGAGAGGCCTGGCCTAGCTTCCTCTATTTCCAGGGACTGCTTTTTGGAAAACACTTTTcgaaatttgtcaaaaaagaaaaaattaaatctgaaCCAAATCCAGAAAAATGTCttaaaaatagtccctgaagCCATAAATTGGAACACTTTATACAATGTCTGACTCTAATCAATAAAGGCAAAACGATTCGaccgaaaaattataaatttattttaaaaaaaaaacttcttcgtctcacaataacaacaaaatgtcTTATCTATACGAAGCCGCGGTAAACGTTGGTAGTAAATTTGGTGTCGGATATTGCGGTTGAAAGTCACCGAACCGCTGTAAGTGTGGTTGAGCTACAGTAACTGTAGGATGTTCAATTATCTTAGGGTCATCACTGACGTGTTGATACGACTGTCTGTTTAAGTTGTAAAAgagtaaaatgaatttttaaggaGTCCGAATAACCGGATGTGGAAGCGCAACCTAACTGACAGATAGAGAGATATTGATATAAACTCATAAAACATCCTACTCACCTTCCACTGCCAAATGTCACTTGATTATTCGTGGTTGCAATAAACTTGGCGGAATGCTGAAACGATGCATTGGCCTGGGACTCATTTGCTATTGGCTGCTGGATTATGTCGTTCGTATCGATTGTGTACAAAGTATTGATTGAGTTATTTGGTGGTTCGGGTGGACTGCACACCGTTCGTCGTTTATGTGAGGCTAAGTCATTACTTTGAGCAAATGCACGGCCGCAAACGCTGCAAACGTATGGTTTCTCGCCTGAGGGatggaagaattttttttttaaataggaCTGCGGGCACTGAGtttactgcaaaattttagtCTCTTCGGTGACGGGACAAATCGCCTGCACCTGGGGTACGATATTATTTACACCATAATTTTGATCCTAAAGACCAGTGGGCGTTAATATCGTCCGGGGCGAAATCGTCGCAGGAGATTTGTCACGACATCGTCTCTTTCaggccaaaaaaaatttgagcaGAAGAGAAACGAAAAGCAATACCAAAACTAACCGGTATGTGTGCGAATGTGGATGACTAACTTATCAGATCTCGCAAAGCTTCGGTTGCATAAATTGCATATAAATGGTTTCTCTCCGGTGTGTTGCCTGTGAACAGCAAACAGTTAGAATTGTAGTTCTGAGCTTCAATTTCCATTGACTTACCGCATGTGAATCGTTAAATCCGTAGTGCGTGGGTAACCCTTGCCGCAGACTTTGcaaaaattcgtcattttacCGGAATGACGTCTCATGTGCACCGCCAAATTACTCATCGAACTGCAACTCCTACCGCAAACGCTACACAGAATCACCTTCTTGTTCTCATTGTCAATGTTCAACGGCCCGGTTCGGTTCTTGTGTGATCGCATATGAACCAGCAAGTGATTTGAATGTTTCATTCGTTTACCGCACACAGTGCACTCGTAAACTGGTTTCTCCAAATTATCCTTGTTGTGCGTGACAATGTGTCGCTCCAAATACAGTTGGTTGAAGAATCCTTTGCCACATTTCGGACAGAGATGCGTTCGCAAATTCGTGTGTCGTTTCTGATGTTCCACGTAGATGTCGAGCCGGTGGAATTTCTTGTCGCAATGTTCGCACAAGTACACTTTGCTGTGCGTTTTCATGTGAATGCCTAGGAGAGCCTCCGTCGAATACATTTTCGAGCATTCAATGCATTTGTGGGTTCTGAATAGAGAAGCGAAAATGGTTCGTGAGAGGTATGTGACAGTCATTGTGAACACTTACTTTTCACCGTCATTTTGAATGTGATCCACCGACAAGTGACGCTTGAGGTCAatctttttgttaaaaatttcatcGCATTCACTGCACTGCAGATTAGCCTTTCTTTTCACCTGTGAACGGTagaacaaattcaatttgctGCTCTTGCATCAAGTGTAAAATAACAGAAAGGATTGCGCAAGCGATTATGTGAACTGAAAGTCCAGTCCGTGCCaacaattacaaaattcattgattCATCGAAGCCTTACATCCCCACTTGGCTGCTGTTTATCCGTCTGTATTCTGTCTTTACTGGTAACGATTTCACAGTTCCCCGCATCCGGTTCCATTGTGTCAGCCGGTTGAGATTCACTATCAGGAACATTAGAAGCCGTTTGTCCTTCCTCCTCCACCTCCTGCTCCTGAAAGATGTCTTTGACAAAGTTAGCTGGGTCAGCCACAGCATCGTAGTTCAATTCTGatttgaaaaaatcattcGTCGTCTTTGATTCACTGGAACAGACGTTGTTAATGACTAACTCACTTATTCACGCAATCGACAACACCTTACCAAttgttaaaaatactttgcaaGTGACTGCCGTGCAGAATTTCCTCTGTTTTGACATCTTCGTACGCACTCTGTTGTAGACTGTTCCTGAGCAATTTATCCGATTCCTGACATTTAATCTTAAAGAAGCAAGCACTGTTGGCTTCATACAAACATGAGGAACAAATCTGTGCCGGTAGGCCGTCATTTTCATTGATCTGTGAACACGAAATGTTAATAGTCTACCGAATCGACAATGTCACGTTCCATTGCTACCTGAATATCGGCTAGTG
Above is a genomic segment from Bradysia coprophila strain Holo2 unplaced genomic scaffold, BU_Bcop_v1 contig_24, whole genome shotgun sequence containing:
- the LOC119077653 gene encoding zinc finger protein 391-like isoform X2 encodes the protein MDTAKYNAICRICLNESSEMNNIFGNTDSNILHILISLADIQINENDGLPAQICSSCLYEANSACFFKIKCQESDKLLRNSLQQSAYEDVKTEEILHGSHLQSIFNNCESKTTNDFFKSELNYDAVADPANFVKDIFQEQEVEEEGQTASNVPDSESQPADTMEPDAGNCEIVTSKDRIQTDKQQPSGDVKRKANLQCSECDEIFNKKIDLKRHLSVDHIQNDGEKTHKCIECSKMYSTEALLGIHMKTHSKVYLCEHCDKKFHRLDIYVEHQKRHTNLRTHLCPKCGKGFFNQLYLERHIVTHNKDNLEKPVYECTVCGKRMKHSNHLLVHMRSHKNRTGPLNIDNENKKVILCSVCGRSCSSMSNLAVHMRRHSGKMTNFCKVCGKGYPRTTDLTIHMRQHTGEKPFICNLCNRSFARSDKLVIHIRTHTGEKPYVCSVCGRAFAQSNDLASHKRRTVCSPPEPPNNSINTLYTIDTNDIIQQPIANESQANASFQHSAKFIATTNNQVTFGSGRQSYQHVSDDPKIIEHPTVTVAQPHLQRFGDFQPQYPTPNLLPTFTAASYR
- the LOC119077653 gene encoding zinc finger protein 436-like isoform X1, with amino-acid sequence MDTAKYNAICRICLNESSEMNNIFGNTDSNILHILISLADIQINENDGLPAQICSSCLYEANSACFFKIKCQESDKLLRNSLQQSAYEDVKTEEILHGSHLQSIFNNCSESKTTNDFFKSELNYDAVADPANFVKDIFQEQEVEEEGQTASNVPDSESQPADTMEPDAGNCEIVTSKDRIQTDKQQPSGDVKRKANLQCSECDEIFNKKIDLKRHLSVDHIQNDGEKTHKCIECSKMYSTEALLGIHMKTHSKVYLCEHCDKKFHRLDIYVEHQKRHTNLRTHLCPKCGKGFFNQLYLERHIVTHNKDNLEKPVYECTVCGKRMKHSNHLLVHMRSHKNRTGPLNIDNENKKVILCSVCGRSCSSMSNLAVHMRRHSGKMTNFCKVCGKGYPRTTDLTIHMRQHTGEKPFICNLCNRSFARSDKLVIHIRTHTGEKPYVCSVCGRAFAQSNDLASHKRRTVCSPPEPPNNSINTLYTIDTNDIIQQPIANESQANASFQHSAKFIATTNNQVTFGSGRQSYQHVSDDPKIIEHPTVTVAQPHLQRFGDFQPQYPTPNLLPTFTAASYR